The following is a genomic window from Corynebacterium incognita.
CTTGAGATCTAACATGGTGGTTAAGTCTAGCCTGCACGCGATTTTATTGCCTGGTATTAACGCGCCCCCACCGTCGAATTCCTCACAGTGTGACCGGGCTAATTGCGGTGGTAATAACCAGAACGTTAACATTGTCTTATGCCGAAAAGTCCAGTTTTGCCGGCTCGCGCTATCGTTGACGGCCCGGTTCCCAAGCACGCGCAGCTCCGCGACATCCTCGCCGAGCTGTGCCTCCACACTCTCAAGCCGGGCGATCTGCTGCCCGGCGAACGCATCCTCGAGGAAACCTACGGGGTCTCACGCATCACGGTCCGCCGCGCCATCGGCGACCTGGTAGCAGAAGGCCGCCTGCGCCGTGTCCGCGGCAAGGGCACCTTCGTCGCACCCAACCCCCTGGTCTCACGCCTGCACCTGGCCTCCTTCTCTGATGAGATGGGCGCCCAGGATGTGAAAGCCTCGTCGAAGATCTTGCTCTCCGAGCGCGCGCACGCCCCCGCGGACGTCACCGCCTTCTTCGGCGACGACGCCGGCGCCACGCACACCCACCTGCGCCGCCTGCGCCTGGGCGACGGCGAGCCCTATTCCATCGACGACGGCTGGTACAACTCCAAGTACGTCCCCAACCTGCTGGAGAACGACGTCTACAAGTCGGTCTACGCCATCCTGGACTCCGATTTCCAGGTCCCCATCACGGATGCGGACCAGACGGTTACCGCCGTCGCGGCCGACGAGCTCAACGCGGAGCTTCTCGACGTCCCCGTGGGCACCCCGCTGCTCCACATCATCCGGTATTCCCGGTCCAACGACCGCGCCGTCGAGTGGTGCTCCTCTGTGTATCGCACCGACCGCTACCACCTGACCACCCGCGTCGATCGCGTCTCCGACCGCCGCTAACGCTTCCCCAAGCGCTAACAACGGCGCACGCCAGTTGGGCTTTTCGGCGCTCGAGCTGGCATTGTTCAAGGTGAAGGGCGTAAACTGGTTGACCTTATGAGTACTCGCAAGCCCTGGCGCGGCAGCGCCCCTGTCCGCACCATGCTGGTGGCGGCTCTCGTGGCCGCGTCCGGCGTGGGCGCGTACGACTATGTCGCTGCCTCCTCATTCGGCGACTCCTCCGCCGCGAGCGCGTCTCACACCCCAGGTAAAGACTCCAAAGACGTAGACGCCACCCTCGCGGCACAAGCCACCCCGTTTACCACCGCAGATGTGGGCGACTGCCTCAACTGGAACATCGATTCCAAGGGCACGGTCTCCAATTTCGAGCAAACCACCTGTGAGAAGGAGCACCGCTTCGAGATCTCTGCGCGCGAAAACCTCGCCACCTACCCCACCAGTGAGTTTGGCCCCGAAGCCGACATGCCCGACCTGATGCGCCAGGCCCAGCTGCGTGAAGAACTGTGCCAGGCCGCCACGCTGACCTACTTGGACGGCAAGTTCGATTCGGCCGGCAAATACACCATCGCGCCCATCCTGCCGCCCGCGGAATCTTGGCGGAAGGGCGATCGCACCATGCTATGCGGCCTGCAGGCCAACGACGAGAAGGGCGTGCCGCAGCAGACCACGGGCAAGGTCGCGGACAATGACCAGTCCCCACTGGCAAAGGTGGGCGATTGCCGCGCTATCGACGACTCGCAAATCCTGCGCACCGTGGACTGCTCCCGCAAGCACCACCTGGAAACCACCGCGGTCATCGACCTGACCAAGCGCTTCCGCAAAGGCACCCCCAGCGAGGACAAGCAGGATGCCTACCTGTCCAAAAAGTGCACTGCCGCCGCCATCGGTTACCTGGGTAGCGAGGACAAGCTGTACGACACCACGCTGCAGCCGTTCTGGGGAACCGTAGAGGAATCCTCCTGGGAGGCGGGCTCCCGCTCGGTGAACTGCTCGCTTATCCATGCCAACAAGAAGGGTGGCTTCTCGGACATCACCGGTTCCGCTAAGGACGGCCGCACCGCCCTGACTGTGGACGGCAAGACCCCGAAGAAACCGCCAGAGCGCAACCCGAAGCGCAAGGATCGCGTCTCCGTCGCGCCGTCCGCTAACCCGGAGCTGCCGGTGGCAGGTTCACAGGGCAACGTGGATACCGGCGGGTCCAACCAGACCCCGGCGGAGCCGCAGCAGCAGGTGGACACTGGTGCGGGCCACATCGACCCCAACACCGGACTTCCCTACGGCCAAGCCACCGACCAGACCGGAGGCCAGGCGGGCGGCGGCCAGATCGATCCAAACACCGGCCTGCCTTATGGCCAGACCGGAGGCCAGGCGGGCGGCGGCCAGATCGACCCGAACACCGGCCTGCCCTACTAACGCGAAATGACCCCGTAGGCGATGTACCGCGTTTCTGAAGAGCGTTTCGACGACATGGTCAACGACGCACTAGACAAGGTTCCGGACGAGTTTGTAGCGCGCATGCGCAACCTAGTCATCCTGGTCCGAGACTACAACGAGGACAACCCCTATATCCTCGGGCTCTACGAGGGTATATCTTTAACCTCCCGCGAGTTCGACTACTCGGGGCATCTACCCGACGCGGTCTTTATTTATAAGCGCGCGTTAGAAGACTACTGCTCCAGCGAACAACAGCTCGCCCACGAAGTCGAGGTCACCGTCTTCCACGAGCTCGGCCACTACTTCGGCCTCGAAGAAGACGAGCTCCACCACCTCGGTTGGGGCTAAGCCGCGGGCGCGACTTAGCCGCCCAATTCGGTGTCAGCCCAGCGTGTGACTGTCCACTTGCCAAACTTCTCCCCGCGCGGCTCCAGCACCACGAAGCGGCAGTTATTCAGATAACCCGAGAACGCGAAGTCCGGGTCAATCTGCGCCGCCGCCGCGTGCCGCGCCACCGTGCGGATCGCCGCGCCGTGGCTGACCAGGACGGCATCTGCGGCGTCGTCAAGTCCCGCAGCCAGCTCCTCCAGCACCGGCTGGTAGCGCGCCAGCAACTCCATGTAGGACTCGCCCTTCGGCATCCGGGCCTGCGGATCGCCCTCCAACCAGCCGCGCAGCGCCGTGGTGTAGCCGCGATGGCTGTCTTCGTCCGCCAGCATCTCGTTGTCACCGGCGAAGACCTCGTGCACGCCCACCACCACGTTGACCGGCAGGGAGTGCTCCGGCAACTGCTGAACGCGCTCAATCTCACGGGCCGCCAGCATAGCCGTCTGCTGCGCCCGCAGCGCCACCGAGCAATTCAGGCTCAGCTTTCTATCCGCGCACAGATCCGCGAGCTCCGCGCCGACCTCCACGGCCTGCTCCCGGCCGCGCTCGGTCAGCTCCGCGCCCGGCGGGCGGGTATCCAAAGCCCGATTGATATTAGAGAAAGTCTGTCCGTGGCGCACAAGGATGATTCGTCCGGTCATGCCTTATTCCTACCCCGAAACCGGCCCGTCCGCCACCGGCCAGGAACCCAAAAACATAAAGCCCGGGACATCGCCCGC
Proteins encoded in this region:
- a CDS encoding histidine phosphatase family protein; the protein is MTGRIILVRHGQTFSNINRALDTRPPGAELTERGREQAVEVGAELADLCADRKLSLNCSVALRAQQTAMLAAREIERVQQLPEHSLPVNVVVGVHEVFAGDNEMLADEDSHRGYTTALRGWLEGDPQARMPKGESYMELLARYQPVLEELAAGLDDAADAVLVSHGAAIRTVARHAAAAQIDPDFAFSGYLNNCRFVVLEPRGEKFGKWTVTRWADTELGG
- a CDS encoding metallopeptidase family protein — protein: MYRVSEERFDDMVNDALDKVPDEFVARMRNLVILVRDYNEDNPYILGLYEGISLTSREFDYSGHLPDAVFIYKRALEDYCSSEQQLAHEVEVTVFHELGHYFGLEEDELHHLGWG
- a CDS encoding septum formation family protein, with translation MSTRKPWRGSAPVRTMLVAALVAASGVGAYDYVAASSFGDSSAASASHTPGKDSKDVDATLAAQATPFTTADVGDCLNWNIDSKGTVSNFEQTTCEKEHRFEISARENLATYPTSEFGPEADMPDLMRQAQLREELCQAATLTYLDGKFDSAGKYTIAPILPPAESWRKGDRTMLCGLQANDEKGVPQQTTGKVADNDQSPLAKVGDCRAIDDSQILRTVDCSRKHHLETTAVIDLTKRFRKGTPSEDKQDAYLSKKCTAAAIGYLGSEDKLYDTTLQPFWGTVEESSWEAGSRSVNCSLIHANKKGGFSDITGSAKDGRTALTVDGKTPKKPPERNPKRKDRVSVAPSANPELPVAGSQGNVDTGGSNQTPAEPQQQVDTGAGHIDPNTGLPYGQATDQTGGQAGGGQIDPNTGLPYGQTGGQAGGGQIDPNTGLPY
- a CDS encoding GntR family transcriptional regulator, with translation MPKSPVLPARAIVDGPVPKHAQLRDILAELCLHTLKPGDLLPGERILEETYGVSRITVRRAIGDLVAEGRLRRVRGKGTFVAPNPLVSRLHLASFSDEMGAQDVKASSKILLSERAHAPADVTAFFGDDAGATHTHLRRLRLGDGEPYSIDDGWYNSKYVPNLLENDVYKSVYAILDSDFQVPITDADQTVTAVAADELNAELLDVPVGTPLLHIIRYSRSNDRAVEWCSSVYRTDRYHLTTRVDRVSDRR